The Primulina tabacum isolate GXHZ01 chromosome 16, ASM2559414v2, whole genome shotgun sequence genome window below encodes:
- the LOC142528270 gene encoding glutathione S-transferase T3-like, with protein sequence MASNSRTASYNVEEDRVLCHMYLDISQNPIIGINQSKDQFWTRIEEAYNISKPNNLQVRNKRSLQCCMRNILREVGKLRGCIRQNETLRPSGASEEDILNRAKDLFMQDADFSKGFKYDHVWYIMKDMEKFSSDINPMSAPERMHVTSLDSSQSDSQTPNTPISGSPGLPPFSINLSSDENAGDTSSQRPLGVKKSKLKKKRDENMLELISTMKEGHRDLINVLQKGSTELQQSYEMKLLALQNEQLKLANQ encoded by the exons ATGGCTTCAAATTCTAGAACTGCTTCTTACAATGTCGAAGAAGACAGAGTCTTGTGTCATATGTATCTTGATATATCCCAAAATCCTATAATAGGTATCAATCAATCCAAAGATCAGTTTTGGACTCGTATCGAAGAAGCTTACAACATCAGCAAACCAAACAATCTACAAGTACGTAACAAAAGATCATTGCAATGTTGCATGAGAAATATACTCCGTGAAGTTGGAAAACTAAGGGGATGCATTCGTCAAAATGAAACTCTCCGCCCAAGTGGCGCATCAGAAGAGGATATT TTAAATCGAGCAAAAGATTTGTTCATGCAAGATGCTGATTTTAGTAAAGGCTTCAAATATGATCACGTGTGGTATATTATGAAAGATATGGAGAAATTCTCGAGTGACATCAATCCAATGAGCGCACCAGAAAGAATGCATGTCACAAGCTTGGACTCATCACAGTCAGATAGCCAGACACCAAATACTCCAATATCAGGTTCTCCTGGATTACCtccattttcaattaatttaagtagtgaTGAAAATGCAGGCGACACTTCATCCCAGCGACCTCTTGGTGTTAAAAAATCTAAACTAAAGAAAAAAAGGGACGAGAatatgttggaattgatatctacaATGAAAGAAGGGCATCGCGATCTTATAAATGTATTACAAAAAGGATCTACTGAACTTCAACAAAGTTATGAGATGAAACTCCTAGCATTGCAAAATGAGCAGCTCAAATTAgcaaatcaataa